The Carnobacterium sp. 17-4 genome has a window encoding:
- a CDS encoding PQQ-dependent sugar dehydrogenase encodes MKNLSVCLLSIVIFVGACAQTEDTNQIPSSESNSVVESFPESKSESSSTNETQNSDSFEPLNYELVEAYPNLTFDQPLHYTTANEATNRIFVVERTGKIKVFENDREATEAKVFVDLTTKIDSSGQEKGLLGLAFHPEFAENGYFYVNYTTEENTMIARFSADPDTLTEGDLASEEILMEFAQPYPNHNGGHLAFGPEGYLYIATGDGGSSGDPQDNAQDLTKIYGKLLRIDVNSANGDKKYSIPEDNPYAGNTANYAEEIYAYGLRNPWKFSFDEERELLWAADVGQNAMEEINIIEKGQNYGWNIMEGTLQYEASDTGNEEELKEPIWEYDHTLGQSITGGYTYYGQENPSLNGIYIYGDFISGKIWGLWLGEGEQVENKELTDTDLMISSFGVDEKGELMIVDFNGKLYKLEETD; translated from the coding sequence ATGAAAAATCTGAGCGTTTGTTTGTTAAGTATAGTTATCTTTGTTGGTGCTTGTGCTCAAACAGAAGATACGAATCAAATTCCCTCATCAGAATCCAACTCAGTAGTAGAGTCCTTTCCTGAATCTAAATCTGAATCCTCTTCAACCAATGAAACCCAAAATTCTGACTCTTTTGAGCCACTTAATTATGAATTAGTTGAAGCATATCCTAATCTTACTTTTGACCAGCCGCTTCATTATACGACCGCCAATGAGGCAACAAATCGTATTTTTGTGGTCGAGCGAACCGGTAAAATTAAAGTTTTTGAAAATGATAGAGAAGCTACTGAGGCCAAAGTGTTTGTTGATTTAACAACTAAAATCGATTCTAGCGGACAAGAGAAAGGCTTACTTGGGTTAGCTTTTCATCCAGAGTTTGCAGAAAATGGTTACTTTTACGTTAACTATACAACAGAAGAAAATACAATGATTGCCCGATTTAGTGCAGATCCGGATACCTTAACTGAAGGAGATCTAGCTAGTGAAGAAATTTTAATGGAATTCGCTCAACCATACCCTAATCATAATGGTGGCCATCTAGCTTTTGGTCCAGAGGGGTATTTATATATTGCAACTGGTGATGGAGGATCAAGCGGCGACCCACAAGATAATGCACAAGATCTAACCAAAATCTACGGCAAATTATTAAGAATTGACGTCAATTCAGCGAATGGAGATAAAAAATATAGTATTCCTGAAGATAATCCTTATGCTGGAAATACAGCTAATTACGCAGAAGAGATTTATGCTTATGGTCTCAGAAATCCATGGAAATTTAGTTTTGATGAGGAGCGGGAGTTACTGTGGGCAGCTGATGTTGGCCAAAATGCCATGGAAGAAATTAATATAATCGAAAAAGGCCAGAACTACGGATGGAATATTATGGAAGGAACATTACAGTATGAAGCATCTGATACCGGTAATGAAGAAGAACTTAAAGAACCCATCTGGGAATATGATCACACATTAGGTCAATCTATTACAGGTGGTTACACTTATTATGGTCAGGAGAATCCAAGTTTAAATGGCATCTATATTTATGGGGATTTTATTTCTGGTAAAATCTGGGGATTATGGCTAGGTGAAGGAGAACAAGTTGAAAATAAGGAATTAACGGATACCGATTTAATGATCTCTTCCTTTGGAGTGGACGAAAAAGGCGAACTAATGATTGTCGACTTTAATGGGAAATTATATAAATTAGAGGAAACGGATTGA
- a CDS encoding DNA alkylation repair protein codes for MNKYSFIKDEFEKISDRDKADSMAKYMRNMFQFYGIPSPKRREAYKEFIREEKKNKTIDWNFLDKCYEDEHREFQYLVLDYLIAMDKELNFEDIPRINNYIKVKQWWDTIDFFNKIIGNIGLRDSRVDSLMLEWSEDEDFWVRRLAINHQLGRKEKTKTALLEEIITNNFGSDEFFINKAIGWSLRDYSKVNPEWVRVFINRYYDEMSNLSIREASKYI; via the coding sequence ATGAATAAATATAGTTTTATAAAAGATGAATTTGAGAAAATTTCAGATAGAGATAAGGCCGATTCGATGGCAAAGTACATGAGAAACATGTTTCAATTTTATGGTATCCCATCTCCTAAAAGAAGAGAAGCCTATAAAGAATTTATCAGGGAAGAGAAAAAGAATAAAACCATTGACTGGAATTTTCTTGATAAATGCTATGAAGATGAGCACAGGGAGTTTCAATATTTGGTGTTGGATTACTTGATTGCTATGGATAAAGAGTTAAACTTTGAAGATATACCTAGAATAAATAACTACATCAAAGTAAAACAATGGTGGGATACGATTGATTTTTTTAATAAGATTATTGGAAACATAGGTCTTAGAGATAGCAGGGTCGACAGTTTAATGTTGGAATGGTCTGAGGATGAAGACTTTTGGGTAAGAAGATTGGCAATCAACCATCAACTTGGCAGAAAAGAAAAAACAAAAACAGCATTGTTAGAAGAGATTATTACGAACAATTTTGGAAGCGATGAGTTCTTTATCAACAAGGCAATTGGCTGGAGCTTGCGAGATTATTCCAAAGTAAATCCTGAATGGGTAAGAGTTTTTATTAACAGGTATTATGATGAAATGAGTAACCTGAGCATAAGAGAAGCAAGTAAGTATATCTGA
- the rlmD gene encoding 23S rRNA (uracil(1939)-C(5))-methyltransferase RlmD yields MKADKIVPVKKNEKHTVKIEDLTHEGMGVARIQGYSLFIENALPGEQVEVKIHKTGKSFGYAKVLNRLNSSEDRVVIQDENYTRVGITPLQHMRYPAQLNFKKQQVMNSMQRIAKLPEVPVYDTIGMANPSGYRNKAQIPVRKINDKLTTGFFRKNSHEVIPMENFYIQDPKIDETIIAVRDIMREYGVKPYNENENTGNLRHIIVRRGYYTGEIMIVLVTRTAKLFPTSKIIPDILEAIPEVVSIVQNVNPKHTNVILGDDAIVLYGEDKFRDTLLGNTFEISHRSFYQVNPLQTEKLYQTVLDFAELTGEETVIDAYSGIGTITLTLAKNAKHVYGIEIIEPAVENAKANAELNNIENVTFEAGAAEEVMVQWSEEGRTADLLVVDPPRKGLEKEFTEAVIAMKPTKMVYVSCNPATLARDLALLTEGGYTVKKVQPVDLFPQTTHVESVTLLVRD; encoded by the coding sequence ATGAAAGCAGATAAAATAGTACCAGTTAAGAAAAATGAAAAACACACCGTTAAAATTGAAGATTTAACACATGAGGGTATGGGAGTAGCAAGAATACAAGGCTACTCACTATTTATTGAAAATGCCTTACCCGGTGAACAAGTAGAAGTTAAGATTCACAAAACAGGAAAATCTTTTGGTTATGCAAAAGTATTGAACCGTTTAAATTCGAGTGAAGACCGTGTAGTAATCCAAGATGAAAATTATACACGTGTAGGCATTACGCCATTGCAACACATGAGATATCCAGCACAATTAAACTTTAAAAAACAACAAGTTATGAACAGTATGCAACGCATCGCAAAATTACCAGAAGTACCCGTATACGACACAATTGGAATGGCTAACCCATCAGGTTACCGTAACAAAGCACAAATTCCGGTACGTAAAATCAATGACAAATTGACAACTGGTTTTTTCCGTAAAAACAGTCATGAAGTAATCCCAATGGAAAATTTCTACATTCAAGATCCTAAAATTGATGAAACAATCATCGCTGTCCGTGATATCATGCGTGAATATGGCGTTAAACCATACAACGAAAATGAAAACACTGGGAACTTGCGTCACATTATTGTTCGTCGTGGATACTATACTGGCGAAATTATGATCGTATTAGTAACAAGAACTGCTAAATTGTTCCCTACAAGCAAAATCATTCCAGATATTCTTGAAGCAATTCCTGAAGTTGTCAGCATTGTTCAAAATGTTAACCCTAAACACACTAATGTGATTTTAGGCGATGATGCAATTGTTTTATATGGCGAAGATAAATTTAGAGATACTTTATTAGGTAACACATTTGAAATTTCTCACCGTTCATTCTACCAAGTGAACCCACTTCAAACTGAGAAATTGTATCAAACTGTTTTAGACTTTGCTGAATTAACTGGCGAAGAAACAGTTATTGATGCCTACAGCGGAATTGGAACCATTACGTTAACGTTAGCTAAAAACGCTAAACATGTTTATGGAATTGAAATAATTGAACCAGCAGTAGAAAATGCTAAAGCAAATGCGGAACTAAACAATATTGAAAATGTAACATTTGAAGCGGGAGCTGCTGAAGAAGTTATGGTTCAATGGAGTGAAGAAGGACGCACAGCTGATTTACTAGTTGTTGACCCTCCACGTAAAGGTCTTGAAAAAGAATTTACTGAGGCAGTTATTGCAATGAAACCAACAAAAATGGTTTATGTTAGTTGCAACCCTGCAACATTAGCACGTGACTTAGCTTTACTTACAGAAGGCGGCTATACAGTTAAAAAAGTTCAACCTGTTGATCTTTTCCCTCAAACAACTCATGTGGAAAGTGTTACTTTGCTAGTCCGCGACTAA